Proteins encoded by one window of Elephas maximus indicus isolate mEleMax1 chromosome 5, mEleMax1 primary haplotype, whole genome shotgun sequence:
- the PABPC4L gene encoding polyadenylate-binding protein 4-like — MNVAAKYRMASLYVGDLHADVTEDLLFKKFSTVGPVLSIRICRDLVTRRSLGYAYVNFLHLADAQKALDTMNFDVIKGKSIRLMWSQRDAYLRKSGIGNVFIKNLDKSIDNKTLYEHFSTFGKILSSKVMSDDQGSKGYAFVHFQNQSAADRAIEEMNGTLLKNCRVFVSRFKSRKDRESELKNKASEFTNVYIKNFGDDMDDTRLKEVFSKYGTTLSVKVMTDSSGKSKGFGFVSFASHEAAKNAVEEMNGKDINGQLIFVGRAQKKIERQAELKQMFEQLRQERFRRCRGAKLYIKNLDDTIDDEKLRKEFASFGSISRVKVMQEEGRSKGFGLICFSSHEEAIKAMTEMNGRILGSKPLNIALAQRNEERKTCFDNQ; from the coding sequence ATGAATGTAGCAGCCAAGTACCgcatggcctctctgtatgtgggTGACCTACACGCAGATGTCACGGAGGACCTGTTGTTTAAGAAGTTCAGCACCGTGGGGCCGGTGTTGTCCATCCGCATTTGCAGGGACCTGGTCACGCGCCGCTCCCTGGGCTACGCCTATGTGAACTTCCTGCACCTGGCTGATGCCCAGAAAGCCCTGGACACCATGAACTTTGACGTGATAAAAGGCAAATCCATCCGTCTCATGTGGTCTCAACGTGATGCCTACTTAAGAAAATCTGGAATTGGGAATGTGTTCATCAAGAATCTGGACAAATCCATTGACAATAAAACCCTTTATGAACATTTTTCAACTTTTGGGAAGATTCTATCCTCCAAGGTGATGAGTGATGATCAAGGCTCCAAGGGCTATGCATTTGTGCACTTTCAGAACCAGAGTGCTGCAGACAGGGCCATTGAAGAGATGAATGGGACCCTGCTCAAGAACTGCAGAGTGTTTGTTAGCCGATTCAAAAGCCGCAAAGATCGAGAATCTGAGCTCAAAAACAAAGCCAGTGAATTCACCAATGTTTACATCAAAAACTTTGGAGATGACATGGATGATACGAGACTGAAGGAAGTTTTCAGCAAATATGGTACAACTCTGAGTGTTAAGGTGATGACAGATTCCAGTGGCAAATCCAAAGGCTTTGGCTTTGTGAGTTTTGCTAGCCATGAGGCTGCCAAAAATGCTGTGGAAGAAATGAACGGCAAGGACATaaatgggcagctgatatttgtaGGCCGAGCCCAAAAGAAGATAGAGCGACAGGCTGAGTTAAAGCAAATGTTTGAGCAGCTGAGACAAGAAAGATTTCGCCGGTGCCGGGGAGCGAAGCTCTATATTAAGAACCTTGATGACACCATTGATGATGAAAAACTACGGAAGGAATTTGCTTCATTTGGATCAATTAGCAGAGTTAAGGTAATGCAGGAAGAAGGCCGAAGTAAAGGGTTTGGCTTGATCTGCTTCTCCTCTCATGAGGAAGCTATTAAAGCAATGACTGAGATGAATGGCCGCATCTTGGGCTCCAAGCCTCTCAACATAGCCCTAGCGCAgaggaatgaagaaagaaaaacatgctTTGACAACCAGTAG